A window of Clostridia bacterium contains these coding sequences:
- a CDS encoding acyl CoA--acetate/3-ketoacid CoA transferase subunit alpha, translated as MGVKNKKMSIEEAVSLIKDGDSVTFSGFTIWRRPMALIYEIVRQRKKNLHLIEVNSGTHGEILIGAGCVKVWESCWIGHELYGKLGANLARKVKAGELVVEDYSHYQMLLRFTAGAMGVPYLPCRASLGTDILNPDYDMLSVHGLRDGSNPAIPKQKFAYGQDPFYGEGTIIHVPAARPNVCIAHVQQVGEEGTVRVYGQRYSDAEAMKAADTLIVVAEEIVPEHVLRQDPSANLIPHYLVDAIVEVPWGAHPTGCYGYYEVDGAFIREFYSRTKTQAGFDEWAEEWIFGVKNFDEYLQKLGFKRLDALRANSATKYSTRVRRGAV; from the coding sequence ATGGGTGTAAAGAACAAGAAAATGTCAATCGAAGAAGCGGTGAGCCTGATAAAAGACGGTGATTCCGTCACTTTCAGCGGTTTCACCATTTGGCGCAGGCCGATGGCCTTAATTTACGAAATTGTCAGGCAACGCAAGAAGAACCTGCACCTCATTGAGGTGAACTCCGGTACCCACGGGGAGATCCTCATCGGTGCCGGCTGTGTGAAAGTGTGGGAGTCCTGCTGGATTGGCCATGAACTGTACGGCAAGCTGGGGGCCAACCTGGCCCGTAAGGTTAAAGCAGGCGAACTGGTAGTGGAAGATTACAGCCATTACCAGATGCTCCTCCGGTTCACGGCGGGAGCGATGGGAGTGCCCTACCTGCCTTGCCGGGCTTCCCTGGGAACGGATATTCTCAATCCCGATTATGACATGCTGTCCGTTCACGGGCTGCGGGACGGGAGCAATCCTGCCATTCCAAAGCAAAAATTCGCCTACGGGCAGGATCCATTCTACGGTGAAGGAACAATCATTCATGTGCCGGCGGCCCGGCCTAATGTCTGCATTGCCCATGTCCAGCAGGTGGGGGAAGAAGGTACGGTACGGGTCTACGGGCAGCGGTATTCCGATGCGGAAGCCATGAAAGCGGCTGACACACTCATTGTGGTGGCGGAGGAAATCGTGCCGGAACACGTGTTAAGGCAGGATCCCAGTGCCAACCTCATTCCTCACTACCTGGTGGATGCCATTGTGGAAGTGCCTTGGGGTGCCCATCCCACGGGCTGTTACGGGTATTATGAAGTGGACGGTGCTTTCATCCGGGAGTTTTACAGCCGCACCAAGACCCAGGCAGGCTTCGATGAATGGGCCGAAGAGTGGATTTTCGGTGTTAAGAACTTTGATGAATACCTGCAGAAATTAGGGTTCAAGCGGCTGGACGCCCTGCGGGCCAACTCGGCTACGAAATACAGCACGCGGGTCAGGAGGGGAGCGGTCTAA
- a CDS encoding acyl CoA--acetate/3-ketoacid CoA transferase subunit beta — translation MEWLNNHEYAQPGEYKIIEYLAVAGAREIRDGETVFAGTGLPMLAVTLAQKTTAPRAAIIYEAGSMDGRPMDLPASVGDARCEYQASVVSGLFDVFNQLQRGSIDLAFLGGAEIDKYGNVNTTAIGDYRNPEVRLTGSGGNPDINSLARRTVFIMSQEKRRFKEQVDYSTSPGWRVKKWPGGEWVSRQEAFGPVFRGGPVAVITDMAVFRFDEETGEMYLHSVHAGFTPKDVQDNVGFAIDVSRCTGETTPPTYHELYLLRHVIDPEKLFIR, via the coding sequence ATGGAGTGGCTCAATAATCACGAATATGCCCAACCGGGTGAATACAAAATCATCGAGTACCTGGCGGTAGCCGGCGCCCGGGAGATCCGGGACGGGGAAACGGTCTTTGCCGGTACCGGTTTGCCGATGCTGGCGGTGACTTTGGCCCAAAAGACCACTGCCCCTAGAGCGGCCATTATCTACGAAGCCGGCTCCATGGACGGGAGACCCATGGACTTGCCGGCGTCCGTGGGGGATGCCCGCTGTGAATACCAGGCTTCCGTGGTATCCGGTTTGTTTGATGTTTTCAACCAGCTTCAAAGGGGATCCATTGACCTGGCTTTCCTGGGAGGGGCGGAAATTGACAAATACGGTAATGTGAATACCACCGCGATAGGTGATTACCGGAACCCGGAGGTGCGGCTGACGGGGAGCGGCGGTAACCCGGACATCAATTCCCTGGCCAGGCGCACGGTGTTTATCATGTCCCAGGAAAAGAGAAGGTTTAAAGAGCAGGTGGATTACAGCACTTCCCCCGGCTGGCGGGTGAAAAAATGGCCCGGCGGGGAATGGGTCAGCCGGCAAGAGGCTTTCGGTCCGGTGTTCCGGGGCGGTCCCGTGGCGGTGATTACGGATATGGCCGTGTTCCGGTTTGATGAGGAGACCGGGGAAATGTACCTGCACTCCGTGCATGCGGGCTTTACCCCCAAGGATGTGCAGGATAACGTGGGCTTTGCCATCGATGTCTCCCGCTGTACCGGGGAAACAACACCCCCCACGTACCATGAATTATATTTACTGCGTCATGTCATCGATCCGGAGAAACTGTTTATCCGGTAG